The Thermosulfurimonas sp. F29 genome includes a window with the following:
- the purM gene encoding phosphoribosylformylglycinamidine cyclo-ligase: MSAGSRYAEAGVDIDKANRLVEEIRRLVKSTPRRGVLADIGGFSGLFALDLNHFREPVLCATTDGVGTKIKLAVAAGRHRGIGLDLVAMCVNDLIVCGARPLFFLDYLAFGRLDETVYLELLSGIAEGCRQAECALLGGETAEMPGMYPPGEYDCAGFAVGVVDRDQVIDGSEVSVGDVILGLASNGLHSNGFSLVRKIVLEELKLDLSTEIPEIGGPLAEELLKPTRIYVRTVLNLLHRGTRVKAMAHITGGGFYDNLSRVLPRGVQAVIEKSAWEMPPIFRFLMERGEISEEEMYRVFNCGIGFVLVIPEEAVEEVEAVCRGLGETVYRIGVVETASGGSPRVILV, encoded by the coding sequence ATGAGCGCGGGTTCCCGTTACGCCGAAGCCGGGGTGGACATAGACAAGGCCAACCGCCTGGTGGAGGAGATCCGGCGGCTGGTGAAGAGCACCCCCAGGCGTGGGGTGCTGGCGGACATAGGCGGGTTTTCCGGGCTCTTCGCCCTGGACCTCAATCATTTCCGGGAGCCGGTCCTCTGCGCCACCACCGACGGGGTGGGCACGAAGATAAAGCTGGCGGTAGCCGCCGGGAGGCACCGGGGCATAGGCCTCGATCTAGTGGCCATGTGCGTGAACGATCTCATCGTTTGCGGAGCCAGACCCCTCTTTTTCCTGGACTATCTGGCCTTCGGAAGGCTCGACGAAACCGTTTACCTCGAGCTCCTTTCGGGTATCGCCGAGGGATGTCGCCAGGCCGAATGCGCCCTTCTCGGCGGGGAGACCGCGGAGATGCCCGGCATGTATCCCCCGGGGGAATATGACTGTGCGGGGTTCGCCGTGGGGGTGGTGGACCGGGATCAGGTTATCGACGGCTCCGAGGTCTCGGTGGGAGATGTGATCCTGGGCCTGGCCTCGAACGGGCTTCATTCCAACGGGTTTTCCCTGGTGCGAAAGATCGTGCTCGAGGAACTCAAACTGGATCTCTCCACCGAGATCCCCGAGATCGGGGGACCGCTGGCCGAGGAACTCCTTAAACCCACCCGTATCTATGTGCGCACGGTGCTGAACCTCCTCCACCGGGGCACCAGGGTCAAGGCCATGGCCCACATCACCGGAGGGGGCTTTTACGACAATCTCTCCAGGGTTCTACCCCGGGGGGTGCAGGCGGTTATCGAAAAGTCGGCCTGGGAGATGCCCCCGATCTTCCGATTCCTCATGGAAAGAGGGGAGATTTCCGAGGAGGAAATGTATCGGGTCTTCAACTGCGGGATCGGTTTCGTGCTGGTGATTCCGGAGGAGGCGGTGGAGGAGGTGGAGGCGGTGTGTCGGGGGCTCGGCGAGACGGTGTACCGCATCGGGGTCGTCGAGACGGCTTCCGGGGGATCCCCGCGGGTGATCCTGGTGTGA